The Quercus robur chromosome 7, dhQueRobu3.1, whole genome shotgun sequence genome has a segment encoding these proteins:
- the LOC126690869 gene encoding uncharacterized protein LOC126690869 — protein MNFQTKKHSLELQGPRPAPLKVSENSSKIKKSNRRRSPVIIYLQSPKVIHVRPEEFKGIVQQLTGNNNQAAPSRVAATAAASASTSQYNSYTSTSSVMVDAHDQNMGMGMGMGMGISSAAQRTFDYSTGVLDYGAADPGFGIPTTSSNFAEYPSFYMNLDHC, from the coding sequence ATGaacttccaaacaaaaaaacattctTTGGAGTTGCAGGGTCCAAGGCCTGCACCTCTTAAAGTGAGCGAAAACTCCTCAAAGATCAAGAAGTCGAATCGAAGACGGTCTCCGGTTATAATATATCTCCAATCTCCTAAGGTTATTCACGTAAGACCTGAGGAGTTTAAGGGAATAGTTCAACAACTTACTGGGAATAACAATCAAGCTGCACCAAGTAGAGTTGCTGCTACTGCTGCTGCTTcggcttcaacttctcaatataATTCTTACACTTCTACCTCTAGTGTAATGGTGGATgctcatgatcaaaacatgggCATGGGCATGGGCATGGGCATGGGAATCTCAAGCGCAGCCCAACGGACATTTGATTATAGTACTGGGGTACTAGACTATGGTGCTGCTGATCCAGGTTTTGGAATACCTACTACTTCCTCCAACTTTGCTGAATATCCTAGCTTCTATATGAACCTAGATCATTGTTAA